One region of Oryza glaberrima chromosome 7, OglaRS2, whole genome shotgun sequence genomic DNA includes:
- the LOC127779612 gene encoding dof zinc finger protein DOF5.4-like yields MAGAGGAATAAAGGGGGGGVAAGRSGGGGGGGAAAAAGAGAPDPRAEALRCPRCDSANTKFCYYNNYSLSQPRHFCKACKRYWTRGGTLRNVPVGGGCRKNKRSRSGGAAPGGGVGRGGPGGGAAAAVSSAGGGAAGTSPASSLALPQPGSLPSLSSALGLTGGTSLASLLLGSSGSGGDHLGLFQAMQSVVSDAAAFEMHQQHQSQVDHLLGLGYGAAGAQIQAAKPWLHDGGATGGLLDGFYAPLLSGSIVPGLEELQVKAEATTGDHQQKSSAAAAGEQSWDLPTPSSSNVEASIIASDALMAAAAASMNPAVSAAAASTAPSAQSLLYWGNGGIGAAAAAWPDLANCGSSIATLF; encoded by the coding sequence ATGGCTGGAGCGGGGGGTGCGGCTACGGCtgcagcgggaggaggaggtgggggaggggtggcggcggggaggagtggaggtggtggtggtggtggcgcggcggcggcggcgggggcgggggcgccgGACCCGAGGGCGGAGGCGCTGCGGTGCCCGCGGTGCGACTCGGCGAACACCAAGTTCTGCTACTACAACAACTACTCGCTGTCGCAGCCGCGGCACTTCTGCAAGGCGTGCAAGCGCTACTGGACGCGCGGCGGCACGCTGCGGAAcgtccccgtcggcggcgggtgCCGGAAGAACAAGCGgtcgaggagcggcggcgcggcgcctgGTGGCGGCGTGGGGAGGGGCGGGCCtggaggcggggcggcggcggccgtctcgTCGGCTGGAGGCGGTGCAGCTGGGACTTCGCCCGCGTCGTCGCTGGCGCTGCCGCAGCCAGGGTCGctgccgtcgctgtcgtcgGCGCTGGGGCTCACCGGGGGAACCTCGCTGGCGTCGCTGCTGCTCGGGAGCAGCGGCTCCGGGGGTGACCACCTCGGGCTCTTCCAGGCCATGCAGTCGGTGGTGTCCGACGCGGCCGCGTTCGAGATGCACCAGCAGCATCAGTCGCAGGTGGATCACCTGCTCGGCCTCGGCTACGGCGCCGCGGGGGCGCAGATCCAGGCGGCCAAGCCGTGGCTGCAtgacggcggcgccaccggtggCCTCCTCGACGGCTTCTACGCGCCGCTCCTGTCCGGCTCCATCGTGCCGGGGCTCGAGGAGCTCCAAGTCAAGGCGGAGGCCACCACCGGCGACCACCAGCAGAAGtcatcggccgcggcggccggtgagCAGAGCTGGGACctgccgacgccgtcgtcgtccaacGTCGAGGCGAGCATCATCGCGTCGGACGCGCtcatggccgccgcggccgcgtcgatGAACCCGGcggtcagcgccgccgccgcctccacggcgcCGTCCGCGCAGTCGCTCCTCTACTGGGGCAACGGCGGcattggcgccgccgccgcggcatggCCGGACCTCGCCAACTGCGGATCCTCCATCGCGACGCTCTTCTAG